Proteins encoded in a region of the Botrytis cinerea B05.10 chromosome 11, complete sequence genome:
- the Bcsft2 gene encoding Bcsft2, translating to MASSSFRDSMNSLGWSRRDPDLPVNTAQQTGGLLSSIKSLNPFGDSGYVRLPTTEGAGAPLPGRNRREEEEGWFALSRWDRLLLFAGFNIGALACFVICFVLFPYLIVLPTKFAILWTLGSMLFLASWAAMMGPWTYMNHLISAPRLPFTATYFGSIALTLYFSLGLRSKPLTLISAIIQIICLTWYLVSYFPMGSSGLRLATNFGVNRAAAWMSG from the exons ATGGCTTCCTCCTCTTTCAGAGATTCCATGAATTCCTTGGGCTGGTCGCGTCGCGACCCGGACCTACCCGTAAACACTGCTCAGCAGACCGGTGGCCTATTATCCTCGATCAAGTCGCTGAATCCGTTCGGAGATAGTGGCTATGTTCGACTGCCTACCACAGAGGGTGCGGGTGCGCCTCTGCCTGGCCGAAATCGtcgcgaagaagaagaaggatggtTTGCCT TGAGTAGGTGGGATCGACTTCTGCTATTTGCTGGGTTTAACATCGGCGCATTGGCTTGTTTTGTTATATGTTTCGTCTTATTCCCGTACCTGATCGTTCTTCCAACCAAGTTTGCGATTCT ATGGACCCTAGGTTCAATGTTATTCCTCGCATCATGGGCCGCGATGATGGGCCCGTGGACGTACATGAACCACCTGATATCAGCGCCACGCCTTCCGTTTACCGCGACTTATTTCGGATCCATCGCGTTGACTCTATATTTCAGTCTGGGC CTTCGAAGCAAGCCGTTGACCTTGATCTCGgcaattattcaaataatctgCTTGACTTGGTACCTGGTTAGCTATTTCCCAATGGGCTCTAGTGGTCTTCGACTGGCGACAAACTTTGGGGTTAATAGAGCAGCTGCATGGATGTCAGGATGA